The window CGGTCAGCTCGCTGTACGGACCGGCCCGGCAACTGGCCGCCACCGCCCGCGCCAAGCTCATCACCGCCGCCGCCCGGCGCTGGCACGTCCCCGCGCGAACCCTGCGCACCCGGGGCACCAGAGTCTTCGCCCCGGACGGACGCACCGCCACCTTCGGATCGCTCACCAAGAGCGCCGCCCGGATCACCCGGCCCACCGTGTCGACCCAGCCCAAACCGGCGTCCAGGCATCAGGTGATCGGACGGCCGACGACCCGCATCGACGCCCGCGACATCATCACCGGCAAGGCGAAGTACACCGGAGACCTCACGGCGGCCGGCGCGAAGCCGACGGTCGTGGCCCGGCCGCCGACCATCGGCGGGAAGGTCGTCTCGGTCGACTCCCGGGCCGCCCGCGCCCTGCCCGGTGTCCACGCGGTCGTCCAGATCGACGGCGGTGTCGCCGTGGTCGCGGAGACCTTCCACCACGCCTTCCAGGCCCGGGACGCCCTCCGGATCAAGTGGGCGCCGGGCCCACTGGCGGACCTCTCCGACGCCCAGATCCGCTCCCGGCTGCGCGCCGCGGTCCCGAAGCTTCAGACCCCGCCGCGCGGATCCGAGCAGACCGAGGCCGAGTTCGCGTTCGCCTTCGTCAGCCACGCGCCGATGGAGGTGCTCACAGCCGTCGCGGACGTACGTGAACAGCGGGCCGAGATCTGGTTCTCCTCCCAGACGCCGCAGTCGGCGCGCGAGGAGATCGCCTCGGCGACCGGTCTGCCGGTGTCGAAGGTCCGGGTCCATGTCCTGCACGGCGGCGGCTCGTTCGGGCGCCGCCTGAACTACGACGCCGCGATCGAGGCGGCCCTGATCTCCAAGAAGGCAGGCCGGCCGGTGAAGCTGATGTGGAGCCGGGCCGACGACATCCGGCACGGCAGGATGCGCCCGGCCACCCACCACCGGATCCGGGCCAGCCATGCCCAGGGCAGGGTGGTGGCCTTCGCCCACGCGACGGCCTCGGTCAACGAGTCCTTCGAGAAGCAGGGTCTGTCCACTCAAGGCGGCGTGCGCTCCACCGTACGCGCCCCCGCGGCGGCCCCCCTCCCCAGCGACAGCGGCCTCTACAACTTCGGCCGCCTCTCCGGCGACTCGGGCTCGGTCGACCTCGCGATCCCCCTGGGCGCCTGGCGCTCGGTGGACTCCGGCACCGTGCGCACCGCCGAGGAGATCGTCGTCGACGAGGTCGCCCGCAGCCTCGGCGAGGACCCGGTCGCCTTCCGCCGTACGACACTGCGGAGCAAGGCCGTCAAGGCCGTACTGGACAAGGTCGCGACCGCCGGGAAGTGGGGCCGGACCATGCCGCCGGGGCACGCCCAGGGTGTCGCCGTCCACGAGGAGTACGGCTCCTGCGTGGCCTGCCTCGTCGAGATCGACGCCGTCGATCCGAAGAACCCCCGGGTGACCAAGGTCGTGATGGCCGCCGACGTGGGAACGGCCGTCAACCCGCGCGGCCTGGAGGCCCAGCTCATGGGCACCGCCGTCGACGGGATCTCCACCATCCTGAGCGCCGGCCTGCACATCGACCGGGGCGCCGTCCGCGAGAGCAGCTTCGCCGACTTCCACTACGCCCGCCAGCGGCACGCCCCCCAGCGCTTCGAGGCGCACATCATGCCCTCCCGGCGCGACCCCGGCGGAGCCGGCGAACTCGGCGTCCCCGCCGCGGCCGGTGCCGTCGCCAACGCCTACGCCCGGGCGACCGGCACCAAGCCGCGCCGCTTCCCCCTCGACTTCTGAGTCACCTTCGACTGCTGAGCCACCTTTCGAGAAGGTACCGATGCCCTCCTACTCCTTCACCCTCAACGGCGAGCGCGTCACCGTCGAGGCACCCGCCGACATGCCTCTGCTGTGGGTGCTGCGCGACCTGCTGAACGTCACCGGTCCCAAGTACGGCTGCGGCGTGGGCGCCTGCCGCGCCTGCACCAGCCATCTCGACGGCGACGAGATCCAGCCCTGCGTCGTACCGGTCGCCGACTGCGCCGGCCGCAAGGTCACCACCATCGAGGGCCTGGCCGACGGCGACAAGCTCCACCCCGTCCAACAGGCCTGGCTCGACTGCGACGTCGCCCAGTGCGGCTTCTGCCAGCCGGGCCAGATCATGGCCACGGCCGCCCTTCTGAAGAAGACGCCCCGGCCGACGGACGCCGACATCGACCGGATCGAGAACGTCTGCCGCTGCGGCACCTACTCCCGGATCCGCGAGGCGATCAAGAAGGCGGCCGCCGACAGTTGACCAGCCGACAGTTGACCAGCCGAGAGTTCAGCAGCGGACAGTCGACCAAGTGACTTCAGTACGGCCGAAGGCCGCCGTACCCTGATCGCCGTGCACAACTCCTGCGAGGGCCCTGGCGCCACGGCGACGCGGTTCACCGGGCTCGCGGTGACCGGCGAGCGACAGCTCTCCGGGGCGCTCGCCGAAGTCACCCTCGACGGTGGCCGAGTGGTGATGGTCAAGCGAGGCGACGGCCCCCGCGCCGCACAGGCGGAGGCGGCGGGACTGCGCTGGCTGGCCGACGCCCACGCCGTCCGCATCCCGGCCGTGCACGGCCACGACGGGCAGTGGCTGGTCACCGACCGTGTGGCGACCGGCCGGCCCGGCGCCGACGCGGCGGAACACCTCGGCAGCGACCTGGCCGCCCTGCACGCGGCGGGCGCACCCGCGTTCGGCGCCCCACCTCCCGGCGGCCCCGAGGAGGCGTACATCGGGCTCGCCCCGATGCGCAACGTCACCGGCCCCGACTGGCCCCGCTGGTACGCCGAGCACCGGGTGCTGCCGTATCTGCGCCGCGCGGTCGACGACGGCACGGTCCGCAGCGCGGAGGCCCCCGTGATCGAGCGGGTCTGCGAGCGGCTCCCCGAACTGGCGGGCCCCGCCGAGCCGCCCGCCCGGCTGCACGGCGACCTCTGGAACGGCAACGTCCTGTGGGGCGCCGACGGGCACGCCTGGCTGATCGACCCGGCCGCGCACGGCGGCTACCGCGAGACCGACCTGGCCATGCTCCACCTCTTCGGCTGCCCCCACCTGGACCGGATCCTGGACGGCTACCAGCGGACGGCCCCCCTGGCCGAGGGCTGGGCCGACCGCATCGCCCTGCACCAGCTCTTCCCGCTCCTGGTGCACGCCGTGCTCTTCGGCCGCGGCTACGCGGAACAGGCCCTCACGGCGGCCAGGGCGGCCTTGACGAGGTGACCCGCCCGGGCGCCGCGAACCTGTTGACGCACGGACCATTGACTGGACGCCGAAAGCTCCTGACACTGGCGTGACTACGTAGTCAAAGCAGCGGCGGCACGGCTGTTGCCTTCACTGACTACGTAGTCAAGAGCCGATGACGCCACCTTCCGGGAGCCCCTATGGCGACGACCCCGTCCGAAGGAACCCCCGGCGGGTCGGTGCGTCGCCGCCGGGGCCCCGGGATGACCGAGGTCGCCCGTGCCGCCGGTGTCTCCCAGAAGACGGTGTCGCGGGTCGTCAACGGCGAGCCGCATGTCAGCCCGGAGGTGCGCGACCGCGTGCTGCGGGTCATACAGGAGCTGGACTACCGCCCGAACAACACGGCGCGCGCCCTGCTCCTCGGCCGCTACCGGCGCATCGGAGTCGTCTCGCTGGGCACCGCCCTGTACGGCCCGTCGACGCTGCTCATCGCGCTGGAGCGGGCGATGCAGCGGGCGGGGTACTCGTTCGCCCTGGCCAGCACCCTGGAAGGGCAGAGAGTGTCCGTCGCCGTCGAGGCACTGCTGGAGCAGGGCGTCGACGGGATCGTGCTGTCCGAGCCCATCGATGAAGGCACCCCGCTCAGACTCGGCGCGGACGTGCCCGTGGTCAGCCTCGGTGAGGGCGTCGAACTCACCGACGGCTTGGGCGCGGTCGTCGGCGCCGACGGGGTCGATGCCGCCCGGATCGCCACCGAGCATCTGCTCGCCCTCGGCCACCGCACCGTCTGGCACATCCCCGGCCCGCAGAACTGGTGGGCCGCCCGGGACCGCCTCCGGGGCTGGCGCGAGGCCCTCGCCGCCGCCGGCGCCCCCGAACCGCCGCTCGCCCCGGAGGGCGACTGGAGCCCGGCCGCCGGATACGCGGCCGGCCGACAGCTGGCCCGACTGGCCGACGTCACCGCCGTGTTCGCCGCCAACGACGACATGGCGATCGGCGCCCTGCACGCCTTCGCCGAGTCGGGTCGCGACGTCCCCGGCGACGTCAGCGTCATCGGCTACGACGACATCCCCGCCGCCGCCTACCTCGCCCCGCCCCTGACCACCGTCCGGCAGAACTTCACCGCCGTCGCCGACCGCGCCGTCGACCACCTGATCGCCCTGATCGAGGGCCGCCCCGTACCGGCCGATCCCACCGAACCGGAACCGGCCGTCGAGTTGACCGTACGGTCCTCCACCGGCCCCGCCCGCAGTCCCCTGTCGCACGACTGACCCCGCCCGCACCACCCCCGTCGCGATCCGCGTGCGCCGCCCGGGACGGCCGCCGCACGCCCACCCCCGTAGCCGCACCACGTGAGGAGTCACGTGTGTACACCCCACCCCACCCCAATCGCCGCGCCCTGCTGCGCGGTGCCCTCGGCCTCGGCACGGCCGCCGCACTCACCGCCTGCGCGGGCGGCAGCGCCACCGTCCGCACTTCCGGTGAGATCACCCTCGCCCTGTGGACCCACGACCCGGGCTACGAGGCCTTCTTCGAGAAGGGCATCCCGCAGGCCGACCGCCGCACCGACTTCCGCTACCACCTGAAGGTCACCCGCGCCGGAGCCCCCGACATCGTCACCAAACTCCTCGCCCAGGCCGTCGCCGGGCGCGGCACACCCGATCTGGTGGGCTTCGAGATCGGCAGCTTCCCGCGCATGCTGCGCGGCGACATCGCCGAACGGCTGCTGTACGACCTCACCGACGACATCGCCGCCGTACCCGGTCTGAAGGCCGACCTGCTGCCCGCCCGCACGGCCCCCTTCAGCAAGGACGGCCGGGTCTACGCCCTCGACTCGGACACCCCGATGGTCGTCTACTTCTACCGCGACGACCTCTTCGACCGGTACAACCTGCCCAAGCAGACGGTGACTTGGGAGGAGTTCGCCGACCTGGGCGCCCGCGTCCATCAGGAGCACGGCGCGTCGATGTGCGTCGTCTCCACCGCGGGCAGCGACGCCGGCCAGGTCGTGCAGTCCTTCCAGATGCTGCTCTACCAGCGCGGCGGCGCCTTCTTCGACGCCGACCAGAACCTCGTCCTCGACTCACCGGAGGCCGAGGATGTCCTGCGCTTCCTGTGCGACGGGCTGCGCAGCGGCTTCGTCATCGACGTCTCCGACTACTACGGGGCCGCGATGCAGACCGCCCTGAAGCAGGACAGGGTCATCGGACTGCCCATGGCCATCTGGTACAAGAACTACGGCCTGGTCCCCAACGTGCCCGAGCAGAAAGGGAAATGGCGGGTCAAGGCACTGCCCCGGTTCGCAAGGGGCGGCGCGGCCACGGCCGCCGTGGGCGGCACCGGCTTCGGCGTCATCAAGGACAAGGCCAACACACAGGCGACCAGGGAGTTCCTGTTCAACACCTGGCTCACCCATGACGGCCAGGTCCGTCGCTTCACCGAGACCGGCTACCTGCCCACACGCCGCTCGGTCTACGACGACCCCCGCCTGAGCGCCGCCCGGGACGACTTCTGCGGCGGACAGCGGCTCTTCCCCCTCTACCGCGAACTGCTGCCCCAGGTGCCCCCGTTCCACCAGAGCCCCGACCAGTCGATCCTCTACGACGTGCTCGCCGGCAATCTCCTGCGCGCCTACCACGGCGATCTGAGCCCACGCCAGGCCCTGAAGCAGACCGCAGCCGACTTCCGCGACCAGGCCGGCCGCTAGGAGGAGCCCACCATGACCACCGCCATAGCCGGCCCGCCCCGCTCGACCGGTGACCGAGCCGACGAGGCCGACACAGCCCGCCGCCCGAAGAGCTCCTGGGCGCCGTACCTCTTCATCTCGCCCTTCTATCTCCTCTACATCCTGTTCATGCTGGTCCCCATCGTGGTCTCGCTCTGGCTGAGCCTCACCGAATGGGTCGGCCTCGGCACCCCGCACTGGGTGGGCCTGCGCAACTACCGGCTCCTCGCCACCGACATCAGCTTCCATCGGGCCCTCGGCAACACGGCCGTCTTCGTGCTCGTCGCGGTCTGCGTCGTCGTGCCCCTCGCGCTGCTCATCGCCCAGGCCCTCAACACCCGGGGCCTGCGCGTCAGGGACCTGTGGCGCACGGCGTACTTCGTGCCCGTCGTCGTCTCCCCGATCCTCGTCGCGCTCATCTTCGGCCTGGTCTTCGACCGGCAGTTCGGCCTCGCGAACTCGGTGCTGCGCGCCCTGTTCGGCACCGGCGGCGTCGACTGGCTGGGCGATCCGAGCCTGGCCAAGGCGAGCATCGCGCTGGTGATGCTGTGGCGCTGGACCGGCTACCTCACGGTCTTCTTCCTCGCCGGACTGCAGAACGTGCCGAGGGAGTTGTACGAGGCCGCCGCCCTCGACGGCGCCGGACGGCTGCGCACGTTTTCCACCGTCACCCTGCCCGCGCTGAAACCGGTGACCGCGTTCGTCGTCGTCACCTCCTTCATCGGCGCGGCCCAGATCTTCGAGGAGCCGTATCTGCTCACCGGTGGCGGACCGGCCGAATCCACCCTCTCGGTCACGATGTTCATCTACCGGGCCGCCTTCCAGCGCCAGCAGTTCGGCTACGCGGCCGCCGCGGCCGTCGTGCTCTTCGTCCTCGTCTTCGGGCTGAGCCGGCTCGTCAACCGTCTCCTCGGCATCGGGAGGGCGTCCTGATGCGCACCCGCCTGCCGCTGTACGGCGTCCTGGTCCTGCTGTTGCTGGCCTTTCTCGCCCCGCTCCTGTGGGCCCTGAGCGGCTCGTTCAAACCGCGCGGCGACATCTTCGCCTACCCGCCGCGGCTGATCCCCGACCCGTTCACCCTCGACAACTACCAGCGCTTGTTCTCCGGACAGCCGTTCTGGCGCTGGTTCCTGATGAGCACGGTCGTCGCCCTGGCCGCCACTGCTGTGTCCGTCTTCGTCTGTGCCCTGGCCGGCTACGGCTTCGCCAAGTTCCGCTTCGCCGGCAGGAAGCTGCTCTTCGGCGTGATGTTCAGCTCGCTGTCCATCCCGTTCGCGGTGATCCTCGTGCCGCTCTTCGTGATGCTGGTCAAGACCGGGCTGGGCAGCCCGTGGTTCGCGCTGATCGTGCCGTGGGTGGCGCCCGCGTTCGGGATCTTCATGATGCAGCAGTACATCGTGCAGTCCATCCCGGACTCCGTGCTGGAGGCCGCCCGCATCGACGGGGCCGGCGAGTTCGGCATCTTCCGGACCATCGTGCTGCCCCTGCTGCGCCCCGCGCTCGGTGCGCTGGCCGTCTGGCAGTTCCTGCAGAGCTACAACAGCTTCCTGTGGCCGCTGGTGCTGGTCTCCGACAGCTCCCAGTACACCCTGCCGCTCGGCCTGCAGACCCTGTTCGTGTCGGAACAACGGCAGTACGACCTCGTCCTCGCCGGAGCGGTCATCGCCGTGGTCCCCGCCGTCGCACTGTTCGTCCTGCTGCGCAAACAGCTCCTCGAAGGCCTGTCCACGGGCGCCGTCAAGGGCTGACGCTCACTCAACCACCGTATGGGAGAAGGATGTTCGAGCTTCCACCCCGGGTCCTCTTCGGCGCCGCCTACTACCACGAGTACCAGCCGTACGAACGACTCAAGGACGACCTCGACCTGATGGCCGAGGCTCGCTTCACCGTGATCCGGGTCGGCGAGTCCGTCTGGTCGACCTGGGAGCCGGAGAATGGTCGGTTCGACCTCGACTGGCTGCAACCGGTGCTGGACGGCGCCCACGAGCGCGGCATCTCCGTCATCCTCGGGACACCGACGTACGCGGTGCCGCCGTGGCTGGCCCGGCAGTACCCGGAGATCGCGGGGGAGTACCGCACCGGCGAGCGCCACGGCTGGGGTGCCCGGCAGGAGGTCGACTTCACCCACCCGGCGTTCCGCTTCCACGCCGAGCGGGTCATCCGCAAGATCGTCGGCCGCTACGCCGACCACCCGGCCGTCATCGGCTTCCAGGTCGACAACGAACCCGGCCTGCACCTCTTCCACAACCACGGCGTCTTCCAGCGCTTCGTCGACCATCTGCGCGACAGGTACGGGGACGTCGAGACCCTCAACCGTGAGTGGGGCCTCGTCTACTGGTCGCACCGGCTGTCGACCTGGGCCGACCTGTGGACGCCCGACGGCAACGCCCAGCCCCAGTACGACCTGGCGTGGCGGCGCTTCCAAGCCGGGCTCACCACCGAGTTCATCGCCTGGCAGGCCGAGATCGTGCGCGAGTACGCCCGCCCCGGCCAGTCCGTCACCACCTGCATCTCCTACGACCGCCAGGGCGTCGAGGACGACAAGCTGACCGAGCGGCTCGACGTCACCGCGGGCAACCCGTACTACACGATGCAGGACGCCCTCGCCCTGCCCGACCGGAACCGCTCCGGCCAGGACTGGACGACCAACGGCACCTGGGCGCTGTACCGCAGCGCCGACCGCATGTACTCCTCACGCCAGGAACCCTTCCTGGTGACGGAGACCAACGCGCAGGCCATCGGCGGACCGTGGAACAACCGCCCCGCCTACGACGGCCAGTACCGCCAGGCCGCCTGGGCGCTCATCTCGCGCGGCGCCTCGATGATCGAGTACTGGCACTGGCACACCCTGCACTTCGGCGCCGAGACCTACTGGGGCGGCATCCTCCCGCACAACGGCCGGCCCGGCCGCGTCTACCGGGAACTCGCCCAGCTGGGAGGGGAGTTGGAGAGGGCGGGTGACTTGGTGGCGTCCCTCACGCCGGACGCCGATGTCGCCTTCCTGTACGACGGCCCCAGTAAATGGGCGCTCCAGGCGCAGCCACCGCTGGCCACGTCCGACGGGGGTCCGGACAAGCGGTCGTACGAGACCGTCTTCGACGCCTTCTACCGGGGCGCCTTCGACGCCGGCCTCCAGTCCCGCATCCTCCACCCCGGCCAACTCCCCGACGCCGAACTGCCCTCGGTCCTGGTCGTCCCGGCCTACTACGCCGCCGACGACACCACCCTGGACCGGCTGAAGGCCTACGCCGAGCAGGGCGGCCACCTGGTGCTCGGGCCCCGCACGGCCTACGGCGACCTTCAGGCGCGGGCCCGTACCGACGTCCAGCCCGCGCGCCTGGCCGACGCGGCCGGGGTGACGTACGACGAGTTCAGCAACCTGGACGCCCCGCTGCCCGTGACCGGCGCGGGCGGCCTCGCCCTGCCGCCCGGGGCTCGAGCCCTGCACTGGGCCGACGGCCTGCGGCGGCAGGGCGCCGAGGAGTTGGCGGCGTACGAGCACCCGCACTTCGGCCGCTGGCCCGCCGCCACCACCCATCGGCACGGCGCCGGCCGCATCACCTACGTCGGCACCGTCCCGGACCCGGCCTTCGCCAAGGCGCTGCTCCAGTGGGCGGCTCCGGCCGACGACCCCTGGCGGCCCGGTCACCCGAGCATCACCTCGACCACGGCCGCCTCGCGCGACGGCCGCCGGGTCCGCTTCCTGCACAACTGGTCGTGGGAGCAGGTGACCGTACCCGTGCCGCAGGGCGTACGCGACGTGCTGTCCGGAGCTGTGCACGCCGCCGAAGTACCCCTCGGGCCCTGGGATGTGAAGGTCCTTCAGGACGAGTGACTCAGTCGGTGCCGCGCACGGGACGGCCCGTGAACGCGTCCAGCAGGATCCGGTCGCCGAGTGGGCGGTCCAGCTTGACCGTCACCTTCTTGGCGAGCAGTTGGAGCGTGCAGGGGCCGTCCCCCGTCCCGACGATGTAGCCGGACAGGACCACGCTGCCGTCCGTCTCCAGCACGTCCACGGCGGGTCCGTCGTCGCATGCCCCGTGGTGGGCCAGTACGGTGACGGACCGGCCGTCCGCGGCCACCTCCACCAGCTTGTTGAGTTCCCACAGATCGTCGCTGACCTGGTCGACCGGTCCGATGGGCGCCTCGGGCGGCTTCGAGGCGTTGAGGGCGACCTGCTTGAGCGGGGTG of the Streptomyces sp. T12 genome contains:
- a CDS encoding carbohydrate ABC transporter permease, with amino-acid sequence MTTAIAGPPRSTGDRADEADTARRPKSSWAPYLFISPFYLLYILFMLVPIVVSLWLSLTEWVGLGTPHWVGLRNYRLLATDISFHRALGNTAVFVLVAVCVVVPLALLIAQALNTRGLRVRDLWRTAYFVPVVVSPILVALIFGLVFDRQFGLANSVLRALFGTGGVDWLGDPSLAKASIALVMLWRWTGYLTVFFLAGLQNVPRELYEAAALDGAGRLRTFSTVTLPALKPVTAFVVVTSFIGAAQIFEEPYLLTGGGPAESTLSVTMFIYRAAFQRQQFGYAAAAAVVLFVLVFGLSRLVNRLLGIGRAS
- a CDS encoding ABC transporter substrate-binding protein, whose product is MYTPPHPNRRALLRGALGLGTAAALTACAGGSATVRTSGEITLALWTHDPGYEAFFEKGIPQADRRTDFRYHLKVTRAGAPDIVTKLLAQAVAGRGTPDLVGFEIGSFPRMLRGDIAERLLYDLTDDIAAVPGLKADLLPARTAPFSKDGRVYALDSDTPMVVYFYRDDLFDRYNLPKQTVTWEEFADLGARVHQEHGASMCVVSTAGSDAGQVVQSFQMLLYQRGGAFFDADQNLVLDSPEAEDVLRFLCDGLRSGFVIDVSDYYGAAMQTALKQDRVIGLPMAIWYKNYGLVPNVPEQKGKWRVKALPRFARGGAATAAVGGTGFGVIKDKANTQATREFLFNTWLTHDGQVRRFTETGYLPTRRSVYDDPRLSAARDDFCGGQRLFPLYRELLPQVPPFHQSPDQSILYDVLAGNLLRAYHGDLSPRQALKQTAADFRDQAGR
- a CDS encoding fructosamine kinase family protein, giving the protein MHNSCEGPGATATRFTGLAVTGERQLSGALAEVTLDGGRVVMVKRGDGPRAAQAEAAGLRWLADAHAVRIPAVHGHDGQWLVTDRVATGRPGADAAEHLGSDLAALHAAGAPAFGAPPPGGPEEAYIGLAPMRNVTGPDWPRWYAEHRVLPYLRRAVDDGTVRSAEAPVIERVCERLPELAGPAEPPARLHGDLWNGNVLWGADGHAWLIDPAAHGGYRETDLAMLHLFGCPHLDRILDGYQRTAPLAEGWADRIALHQLFPLLVHAVLFGRGYAEQALTAARAALTR
- a CDS encoding LacI family DNA-binding transcriptional regulator is translated as MTEVARAAGVSQKTVSRVVNGEPHVSPEVRDRVLRVIQELDYRPNNTARALLLGRYRRIGVVSLGTALYGPSTLLIALERAMQRAGYSFALASTLEGQRVSVAVEALLEQGVDGIVLSEPIDEGTPLRLGADVPVVSLGEGVELTDGLGAVVGADGVDAARIATEHLLALGHRTVWHIPGPQNWWAARDRLRGWREALAAAGAPEPPLAPEGDWSPAAGYAAGRQLARLADVTAVFAANDDMAIGALHAFAESGRDVPGDVSVIGYDDIPAAAYLAPPLTTVRQNFTAVADRAVDHLIALIEGRPVPADPTEPEPAVELTVRSSTGPARSPLSHD
- a CDS encoding (2Fe-2S)-binding protein translates to MPSYSFTLNGERVTVEAPADMPLLWVLRDLLNVTGPKYGCGVGACRACTSHLDGDEIQPCVVPVADCAGRKVTTIEGLADGDKLHPVQQAWLDCDVAQCGFCQPGQIMATAALLKKTPRPTDADIDRIENVCRCGTYSRIREAIKKAAADS
- a CDS encoding xanthine dehydrogenase family protein molybdopterin-binding subunit, yielding MVYSLAATTLTVAAPLGCDGSTAEGAEETTDGGRRSSDVLVTGTDGEMLVLEVTPANRVVVRLPRVEVGQGVTTAVAMMIAEELDARLADVDIPLADARSEGNQFTGGSSSVSSLYGPARQLAATARAKLITAAARRWHVPARTLRTRGTRVFAPDGRTATFGSLTKSAARITRPTVSTQPKPASRHQVIGRPTTRIDARDIITGKAKYTGDLTAAGAKPTVVARPPTIGGKVVSVDSRAARALPGVHAVVQIDGGVAVVAETFHHAFQARDALRIKWAPGPLADLSDAQIRSRLRAAVPKLQTPPRGSEQTEAEFAFAFVSHAPMEVLTAVADVREQRAEIWFSSQTPQSAREEIASATGLPVSKVRVHVLHGGGSFGRRLNYDAAIEAALISKKAGRPVKLMWSRADDIRHGRMRPATHHRIRASHAQGRVVAFAHATASVNESFEKQGLSTQGGVRSTVRAPAAAPLPSDSGLYNFGRLSGDSGSVDLAIPLGAWRSVDSGTVRTAEEIVVDEVARSLGEDPVAFRRTTLRSKAVKAVLDKVATAGKWGRTMPPGHAQGVAVHEEYGSCVACLVEIDAVDPKNPRVTKVVMAADVGTAVNPRGLEAQLMGTAVDGISTILSAGLHIDRGAVRESSFADFHYARQRHAPQRFEAHIMPSRRDPGGAGELGVPAAAGAVANAYARATGTKPRRFPLDF
- a CDS encoding beta-galactosidase; this encodes MFELPPRVLFGAAYYHEYQPYERLKDDLDLMAEARFTVIRVGESVWSTWEPENGRFDLDWLQPVLDGAHERGISVILGTPTYAVPPWLARQYPEIAGEYRTGERHGWGARQEVDFTHPAFRFHAERVIRKIVGRYADHPAVIGFQVDNEPGLHLFHNHGVFQRFVDHLRDRYGDVETLNREWGLVYWSHRLSTWADLWTPDGNAQPQYDLAWRRFQAGLTTEFIAWQAEIVREYARPGQSVTTCISYDRQGVEDDKLTERLDVTAGNPYYTMQDALALPDRNRSGQDWTTNGTWALYRSADRMYSSRQEPFLVTETNAQAIGGPWNNRPAYDGQYRQAAWALISRGASMIEYWHWHTLHFGAETYWGGILPHNGRPGRVYRELAQLGGELERAGDLVASLTPDADVAFLYDGPSKWALQAQPPLATSDGGPDKRSYETVFDAFYRGAFDAGLQSRILHPGQLPDAELPSVLVVPAYYAADDTTLDRLKAYAEQGGHLVLGPRTAYGDLQARARTDVQPARLADAAGVTYDEFSNLDAPLPVTGAGGLALPPGARALHWADGLRRQGAEELAAYEHPHFGRWPAATTHRHGAGRITYVGTVPDPAFAKALLQWAAPADDPWRPGHPSITSTTAASRDGRRVRFLHNWSWEQVTVPVPQGVRDVLSGAVHAAEVPLGPWDVKVLQDE
- a CDS encoding carbohydrate ABC transporter permease, whose translation is MRTRLPLYGVLVLLLLAFLAPLLWALSGSFKPRGDIFAYPPRLIPDPFTLDNYQRLFSGQPFWRWFLMSTVVALAATAVSVFVCALAGYGFAKFRFAGRKLLFGVMFSSLSIPFAVILVPLFVMLVKTGLGSPWFALIVPWVAPAFGIFMMQQYIVQSIPDSVLEAARIDGAGEFGIFRTIVLPLLRPALGALAVWQFLQSYNSFLWPLVLVSDSSQYTLPLGLQTLFVSEQRQYDLVLAGAVIAVVPAVALFVLLRKQLLEGLSTGAVKG